The Ketobacter alkanivorans genome includes the window GCGCGTAAACTGCTGAAAGACAAGCGCTACCGGCATCATGCCCCAAAGCTGGAAATATATTGCGTGGCGGGCGTGGCGGACAGCTGTCGTATTGACCCAGAACTGAGCGAGCACTTCGGCCGTGGCGTGCCCTATGTTGAGCACTTCGCCAATGGTAAGGATTTCTTCTGCCGAATTGGTGTGTTGGCCCACCTGGAACACACCGCAGGGGCGGTATTCACCATACCGGATCGTACCGGTCATTTGCTCAACGATCATTATTTACCGGGTATCTGGCGGGGCGAGTACTGCGATCAACGCTCCCGCCTCTTCAAATACATTGATGGCAACTCGCCCAGCTCTACCGATTATGTGGCCCACGACCTCAATATTGCTCCGTCGCACCCCAGCGTGATGCCCGAGCCAATCATGAAAGCGGCTAATCACTAGCCATAAAGGCCTCTATTTCGGCTGCCTTGGCAATACCGTCGTGATACCCCAGCGCGATCAGTTCCTGGCAAAATCTGCGTTCAAACAACAGATAGCTCAGAATACTGGAGCCCGAGCTGCGAGTGGCTCCGATGCCATGCAAAAACATGCGAATACTCACCGGCAGCACATGCAGATATTTGGAAGCAATGCGATCCAGGCATTGGGAAGGGGAAATGATCAGGCTGTCGATGGGGTGCATCGCACCTTTGGTTTTGCCGCGAACCTTTTCAGGAATCACATCCAGCATGCCATTGATGCGCTCCATACGCTCAATATCGTATTCCAGGCTGTCCAAAAAGATACTGTTCATAAGGTGGCCGCTGATCTGGGCCAGCGAAGGATAGTCGTCCTCCGGTCGCTGCACCTGGGGCGCAGAACGGTTACCGCTCACACCCACCACCAACACCTTACGCGCCCCTAAATGCAAAGCCGGACTCAAGGGAGCCAACTGCCGCACCGCGCCATCACCAAAGTATTCCCGGTTGATCCGTACCGCCGGAAACACCACCGGAATAGCTGACGACGCCATTAAATGCTCCAACTTTAGGTGGGTACGCATACCCACCCGCTGAAAGCGCTTCCAGGCGCTGATATCCGGCGAACCCTGAAAAAAAGCCACCGAGTGCCCGGAACTGTATCCCGACGCAGTCACCGATATGGCCCGTAGATAGCCGTTATCAATAGCATCCTGAATATTGTCAAAGCGAATCATTCGCGCCAACAATGCGGCCAGGGGATCATTATCCAGTAAAGAAGACCGGTTACGGGAGGCGAACACCAGGCTGGACAGCCAGCGCAGCGCATTACTGAACACCCCCACTGGGTCGGAGCGATAGACCTGATGAGGGCGAAAGGATTTCCATACCGATTCAATGTTGTAGACCGCATTACGAAAGTTATCGGCATGGGAAGCCAGGGCCACCGCATTGATGGCGCCAGCGGAGGTGCCTGAAATAATACCGAAAGGATTGCGGGGGGATTCCGGCATGATGTCGGCGATGGCCTTCAGCACCCCTACTTGATATGCGGCACGGGCACCACCACCAGACAGCACCAAAGCACTGTGCAGATGGGTGGACGAATTAATTATCTTGGGCATACAACGAGTTCCTGAACCAATACCTTAACTGTAGCAGGAACTGGCTGGAGCCACTGCACCATGACCTGTTAAACTAACCGAATATCCGATTCTGGAGCCGTTATGAGCAGTACCCATTTAATTCTGATCCGTCATGGACAGATTCAGGCCAACATCGACAAACGCTGGCACGGCTGGACCGACAGCGCGCTCACCGAGATGGGCATTGCCCAGGCAGAACGGGTTGCTGCCCGCATCCATCAGCATCACCCTGATGTCAGCGCCATCTACGCCAGCCCCTTGCAACGCACCTTCAACACCGCCCTGAGAATTGCAGAGATTCTGCAACTGGATATCATTGAAGAACCCGGCATCAAGGAATACGGCATCGGTGTATGGGAAGGCGAAACCTTCAGCGACCTGCACAGCAAACACGGTTTTTTTAAACAGGTGGATGCTGATCCGCACTTCGCCCCGGAGCAAGGGGAATCCATCGCTCAAGTGGGTGATCGAGTCAGCACCGCATGGCAGGGTTTTGTCAGTAGCCACCCCGGCCAGAAAGTGCTGGCGGTAAGCCACGGTGCCGCCATGGCGCTGGGCATGGCCGGCCTGTTCGACAAGGATTGGTATGCCTGGGGCAAATACCAGTTTTTGAACACTTCAGTGACCGAGCTGAAACTGGGGGCAGAGCCTGAGTTGTTGACACTGAATTGTGTCGCCCATCTGGAAGGCCTCTGAAACGGCTTATTGCCGGTAAACATTAGGCAATAAAAAAGGGCTTCGATCGAAGCCCTTTTTTATAATCTGAAACATCTTAACTGGACATGTTGCGTCCGTAAAAGATTTCCAACATCTCACGGCGCAGCTTACGGCTGATTTGATCCTGCTCATCCGTGCTCAGCTCATCAACACCGGTACCAAACAGGTAGTTATCCAGCTCGAAGTCTTTCAGCAGCATCTTGGTGTGAAATATATTTTCCTGATACACGTTCACATCGATCATTTCATACAGATCCAGCGTCTCATCCAGGAAATAGTTCTGAATGGAGTTGATCTCATGATCGATGTAATGCTTCACACCGTCCACATCACGGGTAAAACCACGTACCCGATAATCGACCGTGACAATATCGGAATCAAACTGGTGAATCAGGTAGTTCAGCACCTTCAGGGGTGAAATAACGCCACAGGTGGAAACATCGATGTCCACACGGAAGGTGCTGATACCGTTTTCGTTATCCGGGTGGGTTTCCGGATAGGTGTGTACAGTTACGTGACTCTTATCCAGATGGGCCACAACGGATTCCTTCAAGGGGCCGGGCTCTTCCTTGGAAGGGTCTTCATCGGGTGCCACCGGGTGCTCGGCAATCAACATGGTGACACTGGCACCTTCTGGATCGTAATCCTGGCGGGCCACATTCAATACGGTAGCGCCGATGATTTCGGTTACGGTGGTCAGGATCTGAGTCAAGCGCTCTGCATTGTAAAGCTCGTCAACGTACTCGCGATACTCACGGCGGTGGTCCGGAGTCTTGGCATAACAAATATCATAGATATTGAAGCTCAAGGACTTGGTCAGGTTATTAAACCCGTGCAATTTCAGCTTGTGTGGAATTTCGTTGTCGTTCATCTACTCAGATCTCAAAGGATAGAGGCCCAATTGAATGGCCACAGCACTGAGGGCTAGGGCCGCTAAATGTAATACCGAAAGAGGTGTAGCCATACTGCTCGGAAGGGGCATTTATTACCCTCCTCAAGCCTCTGCCTCATGGATTTCGTAACTGTGGGTTACATCAACCCCGGCGTTGGTCAGCATGATAGAAGCAGAGCAATATTTTTCAGCAGACAGCTCCACCGCGCGCTTCACCTGGGACTCTTTCAGTTTGCGGCCAGTCACCACAAAATGCAGGTGAATGGATTTGAATACCGCTGGCACCGCATCCACTCGCTCAGCTTCAACCTGAGCAACACAGTCTGTAACGTCCTGACGGGATTTCTTGAGGATATGCAGCACATCGAAAGAGGAGCAGCCTCCCACGCCCAGCAGCATCAGCTCCATGGGGCGCACACCCTGATTCTGGCCACCGTATTCTGGGGGACCATCGATTACAACGGTATGACCGGAGTCGGACTCCGCTTCAAATTTGACTTCACCAGCCCAGCGTATGGTTGCTTTCATCAATTACCCCACAAGGCGATTATCAAAGGGGCTGCCAAGGCCCATAAGGCGCGCAAGATAACATAAAGCCCCCCTCTATGCGCAAGAATTTTGCCCTCTTTAGGTCAACTTTTGATCAATCGAGCCCGCTGCGGAAAAATCTGTCTTTGTACGCAGAAAAACGGCGCATCGGTTCACATATGCCCCTTGAAATGTGCGTTATAATCATTTGATATAATTTGACTTTCAATCTTCTCTCCAGGCTTCAGCGAGGCTAAAACCGCCGCGCAAGGTAGCGAGCCATGGCTTTTAGGGCCATAATGAATAAGTTAGGAAGATCAATAGTCTCCATCGGGCCCTCTGCCGAGCGCGCTCGAAACGATCACAACAATACCGGGTCATGCAATGACGTTAAAACCAAACCGATTAATTCCAGACACGGAAAGCTTTCTGGCAAATTGTCATCGGCGCAAATATCCAGCGAAAAGTACACTGATCTACGCAGGGGATGACTCTGACGCACTGTACTACATTCTTAAAGGCACCGTGATGGTGGTCATCGAGGATGATGACGGGCGGGAAATGATCATGGCCTACCTGAATGAGGGTGACTTCTTCGGGGAGATGGGGTTGTTCGATGAAGCCGCCGGACGCAGTGCCTGGATTCGCGCTAAGACCGAATGCGAAGTAGCCGAAATCAGTTATACCAAATTCAAACAGTTGGCCAAGGAAGACGCGGACATCCTGTTTGCTGTGAGCGCCCAGATTGCAGGCCGCTTAAGAGCAACCACCCGCAAGGTTGGTGACCTGGCGTTTCTGGATGTGACTGGCCGCGTGGCTCGCACACT containing:
- a CDS encoding patatin-like phospholipase family protein, with the translated sequence MPKIINSSTHLHSALVLSGGGARAAYQVGVLKAIADIMPESPRNPFGIISGTSAGAINAVALASHADNFRNAVYNIESVWKSFRPHQVYRSDPVGVFSNALRWLSSLVFASRNRSSLLDNDPLAALLARMIRFDNIQDAIDNGYLRAISVTASGYSSGHSVAFFQGSPDISAWKRFQRVGMRTHLKLEHLMASSAIPVVFPAVRINREYFGDGAVRQLAPLSPALHLGARKVLVVGVSGNRSAPQVQRPEDDYPSLAQISGHLMNSIFLDSLEYDIERMERINGMLDVIPEKVRGKTKGAMHPIDSLIISPSQCLDRIASKYLHVLPVSIRMFLHGIGATRSSGSSILSYLLFERRFCQELIALGYHDGIAKAAEIEAFMASD
- a CDS encoding histidine phosphatase family protein; this translates as MSSTHLILIRHGQIQANIDKRWHGWTDSALTEMGIAQAERVAARIHQHHPDVSAIYASPLQRTFNTALRIAEILQLDIIEEPGIKEYGIGVWEGETFSDLHSKHGFFKQVDADPHFAPEQGESIAQVGDRVSTAWQGFVSSHPGQKVLAVSHGAAMALGMAGLFDKDWYAWGKYQFLNTSVTELKLGAEPELLTLNCVAHLEGL
- the speD gene encoding adenosylmethionine decarboxylase, whose translation is MPHKLKLHGFNNLTKSLSFNIYDICYAKTPDHRREYREYVDELYNAERLTQILTTVTEIIGATVLNVARQDYDPEGASVTMLIAEHPVAPDEDPSKEEPGPLKESVVAHLDKSHVTVHTYPETHPDNENGISTFRVDIDVSTCGVISPLKVLNYLIHQFDSDIVTVDYRVRGFTRDVDGVKHYIDHEINSIQNYFLDETLDLYEMIDVNVYQENIFHTKMLLKDFELDNYLFGTGVDELSTDEQDQISRKLRREMLEIFYGRNMSS
- a CDS encoding OsmC family protein — encoded protein: MKATIRWAGEVKFEAESDSGHTVVIDGPPEYGGQNQGVRPMELMLLGVGGCSSFDVLHILKKSRQDVTDCVAQVEAERVDAVPAVFKSIHLHFVVTGRKLKESQVKRAVELSAEKYCSASIMLTNAGVDVTHSYEIHEAEA
- the crp gene encoding cAMP-activated global transcriptional regulator CRP encodes the protein MTLKPNRLIPDTESFLANCHRRKYPAKSTLIYAGDDSDALYYILKGTVMVVIEDDDGREMIMAYLNEGDFFGEMGLFDEAAGRSAWIRAKTECEVAEISYTKFKQLAKEDADILFAVSAQIAGRLRATTRKVGDLAFLDVTGRVARTLIDLCKQPEAMTHPDGMQIKITRQEIGRIVGCSREMVGRVLKSLEEQGLIQVKGKTMVVYGTR